A stretch of Spirochaeta cellobiosiphila DSM 17781 DNA encodes these proteins:
- a CDS encoding AraC family transcriptional regulator, translating into MQQELSDNRKKLFVKILVYTALILAVTLLSTSTILYKNFEKVTLDQIVQRDIEGLTHTSQSINSMLEVAVTLSNQIYRDLNVSQLMHYENPSPESLRAADEQLSNYRLSIPFIDSVYIYNGSNKKIYINSITKRNIYRNAIQDLESFDDKEIIEMLKHYQDYQSYIPIPRVMTLHNTSSIEEQYYTFLVYDLLNKEHLNSAVIVNIRSDWIRQFMYDAHFDQDSAVLIVDSQNKIVEGSQLYPFNKKISDLAWYKKLSPTSPFTITAVFDSQYLITATKSPKYGWTYLKFSSTGNIFLSIKRMRFLTILMACVLLLIGLIVDYFLSHRIYSPISQIMINLNKLQLEHNRNTKQLQDVLFRDLLLHRKEITDEDVQEFFDHWKLEFVSTGYYRVILLKIDNYNKYIQDVSSQERGQIKNIIQLEGKKQLSKFQHTYSIEMGKDGIAFILNSKVNDVTRDSLGNILLSLRDFYKNHLNLGTSYSISTICKNSNKLHIIYKESLKTFVYRLFHGHGCILFTEDIYLENFHDYTYPLIQEKQLINYLMTGKIDNAISVLEEILNLSTHNNPDDIINLTIPKLTFSIQDAIRVIQQNNALTNDYSHVISIPNISEQETITDIIDIFRHCFYELLKVIQDKKASKSDDLIELIDSIILSDFRQNDFYIEIIADKLGKSSTYISHVYKTHTGYTILEKIIEVRMQEARKLLENSEKTVTEIAEETGFSSSSYFFKVFKKIHGATPSAYRLQFQNQFNPVIRNKLHV; encoded by the coding sequence ATGCAACAAGAATTGTCAGATAATAGAAAGAAGTTATTTGTCAAAATACTAGTATACACAGCCCTTATTCTCGCTGTAACCTTACTATCAACCTCAACGATTCTATATAAAAACTTTGAAAAAGTAACTCTTGATCAGATAGTTCAAAGAGACATAGAAGGATTGACTCATACTAGTCAATCGATCAACTCTATGCTGGAAGTAGCAGTGACCCTGTCTAATCAGATTTATAGGGATCTTAATGTCAGTCAACTCATGCATTATGAAAATCCGAGTCCAGAATCTTTACGTGCAGCAGATGAACAACTATCCAATTATAGATTATCTATACCATTTATTGACTCGGTCTACATATATAACGGATCTAACAAAAAGATATACATTAATTCTATCACTAAAAGAAATATCTATAGAAATGCTATTCAGGATTTAGAGTCCTTTGATGATAAAGAAATCATTGAAATGCTAAAACATTACCAAGACTATCAAAGTTATATTCCTATACCAAGAGTGATGACCTTACATAATACATCCTCTATCGAAGAACAATATTACACTTTTTTGGTTTATGACTTACTTAACAAAGAACACTTAAATAGTGCAGTCATTGTAAATATAAGATCAGATTGGATCAGACAATTTATGTATGATGCTCATTTTGATCAGGATAGTGCTGTTTTAATTGTCGATTCACAAAATAAGATTGTTGAAGGTAGTCAGTTATACCCTTTTAACAAAAAGATCTCCGATCTGGCTTGGTATAAAAAACTATCACCGACTTCCCCGTTTACCATAACAGCTGTTTTTGACTCTCAATATTTAATAACAGCTACTAAATCCCCCAAGTATGGATGGACCTATCTCAAGTTCTCCTCTACCGGTAATATTTTTTTGAGTATAAAACGAATGAGATTCCTCACCATACTAATGGCTTGTGTTTTACTTCTGATAGGACTAATTGTTGATTATTTTTTATCCCATCGAATCTACTCACCAATTAGCCAAATAATGATAAATTTGAATAAATTACAACTGGAACATAATCGAAACACAAAACAGCTTCAAGATGTCTTATTCCGAGATCTATTACTTCATCGAAAAGAAATAACAGATGAGGATGTACAAGAATTTTTTGATCACTGGAAGCTGGAATTTGTGAGCACTGGGTACTATAGAGTCATTCTCTTGAAGATAGATAACTACAATAAATATATTCAAGATGTGAGTTCTCAGGAACGAGGTCAAATAAAGAACATTATTCAATTAGAAGGAAAAAAACAACTTAGTAAATTCCAACATACCTATTCAATAGAAATGGGTAAAGATGGAATCGCTTTTATTCTTAATAGTAAAGTAAATGATGTAACAAGAGATAGTTTAGGTAATATTCTCTTATCTCTGCGCGACTTTTATAAAAACCATTTAAACCTTGGGACTTCCTATAGCATTAGTACAATATGTAAAAACTCTAATAAACTACATATTATTTATAAAGAATCACTGAAGACCTTTGTTTATAGACTATTCCATGGACATGGTTGCATACTATTTACGGAGGATATCTATTTAGAGAACTTCCATGACTATACATATCCCCTTATACAGGAAAAACAATTAATTAATTATTTAATGACTGGCAAAATAGATAACGCGATTAGTGTATTAGAAGAGATATTAAACTTATCTACCCACAATAATCCTGACGATATCATTAACCTTACCATTCCTAAATTAACCTTCTCTATCCAGGATGCTATCAGAGTTATCCAACAAAATAATGCTCTTACTAATGATTATTCCCATGTTATTAGCATTCCCAATATAAGTGAACAAGAAACAATAACTGATATTATTGATATTTTCAGACATTGCTTTTATGAACTTCTAAAAGTTATTCAGGATAAGAAAGCATCCAAAAGTGATGATTTGATAGAGCTGATAGACAGTATAATATTATCTGATTTTAGGCAGAATGATTTTTATATAGAAATCATTGCGGACAAGCTTGGTAAATCCTCTACCTATATCAGTCATGTCTATAAAACCCATACAGGCTATACTATATTGGAAAAAATAATTGAAGTGAGAATGCAGGAAGCACGAAAACTTTTAGAAAACAGTGAAAAAACAGTAACAGAGATTGCTGAAGAAACGGGATTTTCCAGCAGCTCTTATTTTTTTAAAGTATTTAAAAAAATACATGGAGCAACCCCCAGTGCCTATCGCCTTCAATTTCAAAATCAATTCAATCCAGTAATCAGGAATAAATTACATGTATAG
- a CDS encoding extracellular solute-binding protein: protein MYRMSIILLILICTGCNGKLEETKELPSELDLVNLTIQMVGDPPLDLPIIESTLNEMAQQKLNCTVHFQYTTWSDYMQRYQLLLSSGEPIDLIFTSDWLYFSQFAMNGAFLELDNLLPMYASDLLEYIPSHYWKTVAINNKIYTIPSIWEEYVNEGFLFREDLRSKYNLPIPEDFKTIEQYLDTIHQKLPEQPITAAMVIDSGYGPFFSAMSVLEMKYSWVDKNMPYGLVADYANPDELYCYWETSEFREDMKMFKRWADKGFWTKSSLSNKNPLQEAFLNQHSVAILYGQNPMKFSNISTLFKREDSSIKVGYHPYSQNNKLVKPVSPIHNGMAIPQSSKHPDRALMFYQELLLNSSWNRLTQYGIQDQHYTIDKEGYYVMLGNKDTNGFTRESMNSWAWRNPQSMLFDRSYNTVLKLFKEFDTYAQPDIFSGFVEDYSPYEAERSALYQIVSQYLVPIEAGFVEDVDQSVSDFLKRAKEAGLDKIHEDYKKQWINYCKNKGYQ, encoded by the coding sequence ATGTATAGAATGTCTATCATTTTACTGATTCTCATCTGTACTGGTTGTAATGGAAAATTAGAAGAGACAAAAGAACTGCCCTCGGAATTAGATTTGGTTAATCTTACCATTCAGATGGTAGGTGATCCTCCCCTGGATTTACCAATAATTGAATCTACACTTAATGAAATGGCCCAACAAAAACTAAATTGTACTGTTCATTTTCAGTACACAACATGGTCAGATTATATGCAGAGATATCAACTGCTACTAAGTTCAGGAGAACCAATAGATTTAATATTTACATCGGATTGGTTATATTTTAGTCAATTTGCAATGAATGGTGCTTTTTTAGAGTTGGATAATCTCTTACCAATGTATGCTTCTGATTTATTAGAATACATACCTAGCCATTATTGGAAAACTGTCGCAATTAATAATAAAATTTATACAATCCCATCGATCTGGGAGGAATATGTAAATGAGGGCTTTCTATTTAGAGAAGATTTACGAAGTAAATATAACCTTCCTATCCCAGAAGATTTTAAGACAATAGAACAATATCTGGACACTATCCATCAAAAGCTTCCAGAACAGCCGATTACAGCAGCCATGGTAATAGACTCAGGTTACGGACCCTTCTTTTCTGCCATGAGTGTTCTAGAAATGAAATATTCATGGGTGGATAAAAACATGCCCTATGGTTTAGTGGCCGATTATGCAAATCCTGATGAATTATATTGTTATTGGGAAACGTCAGAATTTAGAGAAGACATGAAAATGTTTAAAAGATGGGCTGATAAAGGATTTTGGACCAAGAGTTCCCTATCTAATAAAAACCCTTTACAGGAAGCCTTTCTCAATCAACATAGTGTGGCCATACTTTATGGTCAGAATCCAATGAAATTCAGTAATATATCAACTCTATTCAAAAGGGAAGACTCAAGCATCAAAGTTGGTTATCATCCCTATAGTCAAAATAATAAACTGGTAAAACCAGTAAGTCCCATACATAATGGCATGGCCATTCCTCAGAGCTCAAAACATCCTGATAGAGCCCTTATGTTTTATCAGGAACTCTTACTCAATTCATCCTGGAATAGACTGACCCAATACGGTATTCAAGATCAACATTACACCATAGACAAGGAAGGTTATTATGTAATGCTTGGCAATAAGGATACTAATGGATTTACCCGTGAATCAATGAATAGCTGGGCTTGGAGAAATCCACAATCAATGCTATTTGATAGAAGTTATAACACAGTACTAAAGCTATTTAAAGAATTTGACACTTATGCACAACCAGATATATTCTCAGGATTTGTAGAGGATTATTCTCCTTATGAAGCAGAACGATCAGCTCTTTATCAAATAGTTTCTCAATATCTCGTCCCAATTGAGGCGGGTTTTGTAGAGGATGTTGATCAATCAGTAAGTGATTTTTTAAAGAGAGCCAAAGAAGCAGGATTAGACAAAATTCATGAGGATTACAAAAAACAATGGATCAACTATTGTAAAAATAAAGGATATCAGTAA
- a CDS encoding heparinase II/III family protein — MQNLCTSILSPYQELDKQGFYQQSSHISYQDYILYQETGDRAQYEKKYFAQRRRLTGLALLLLYSREKKDYEKSLENVIWDICNEYTWALPAHLPSGGTQTDFEHDKLLDLFNCETALALLEIKRLFHNTLPIFLQQRIENEVNRRVLHVYLDQSRPSWKWESLPNNWNAVCSSSIGLISLYSIEDPDLLKKTLNRILTNLNIYLNSFMPDGISLEGYYYWSYGYYFFVAFAEELKKNPIFKLDLLSKEICLKIAKFQEYCFIGDQVTLSFSDSLPNEHYRIGLTYYLKNRYPQLSMPPKDMAFLEEDPYGRWLMAYRDFKWYKEYKDNINVASSNLKGNGLISQKQQWVIYPITKDNTGLGFAAKGGNNDEPHNHNDIGSFIINDNNRQLICDIGQGKYSKKYFGTGQYDIFCKSSLGHNVPIIEGKQQSSGPNIKSLWLEDDITESSISLKMDLSKAYELIPGKSITRYFNFDYNKSVLTLKDVYLNCHNYTERFITPFQPIQNEKVVTIPTSGGNLLLEVLSPELSNIQIHVHSEEHVSHNDSKEIYWVIDYEKKTAEKEDPFLIQFHWEK; from the coding sequence ATGCAGAATTTATGTACTTCTATACTCAGTCCCTATCAAGAACTGGATAAACAAGGGTTCTATCAACAGTCAAGTCATATAAGTTACCAGGACTATATCCTTTATCAGGAGACAGGGGATAGAGCCCAATATGAGAAAAAATATTTTGCCCAAAGACGAAGATTAACAGGGCTAGCCCTGTTACTACTATATTCCCGAGAAAAAAAAGATTATGAAAAAAGCTTGGAGAATGTCATATGGGATATTTGCAATGAATATACCTGGGCTCTTCCTGCCCATCTACCTTCAGGAGGGACTCAAACTGATTTCGAGCATGACAAATTACTTGATCTCTTTAATTGTGAAACCGCTTTAGCTTTACTGGAGATCAAGAGACTATTTCATAATACACTACCCATATTTCTCCAGCAAAGAATTGAAAATGAAGTAAACAGGCGTGTTCTCCATGTCTATCTAGATCAGAGTAGGCCCTCATGGAAATGGGAATCTTTACCTAATAACTGGAATGCTGTTTGTTCTTCCTCTATAGGATTGATCAGTTTGTATTCTATTGAAGATCCAGATCTACTTAAGAAAACCCTAAATAGAATTTTAACCAATCTGAATATTTACCTGAATAGTTTTATGCCTGATGGAATTAGTCTTGAAGGTTATTATTATTGGTCATATGGATATTACTTTTTTGTTGCCTTTGCAGAGGAATTAAAGAAGAATCCTATATTTAAATTAGATTTATTATCTAAAGAGATATGCCTCAAGATTGCAAAGTTTCAAGAATACTGTTTTATTGGTGACCAAGTCACACTTAGTTTTTCTGATTCTTTGCCTAATGAACATTACCGTATTGGATTAACTTATTATTTAAAGAATCGTTATCCTCAATTATCCATGCCACCTAAGGATATGGCTTTTCTTGAGGAAGATCCATACGGCCGTTGGCTAATGGCCTATCGAGATTTCAAATGGTATAAAGAATACAAGGATAATATCAATGTTGCATCCTCAAACTTAAAAGGAAATGGATTAATATCTCAAAAACAACAATGGGTAATCTACCCCATTACAAAAGACAATACAGGCCTTGGCTTCGCAGCAAAAGGGGGGAATAATGATGAACCTCACAATCACAACGATATTGGTTCCTTTATTATTAATGACAACAACAGGCAATTGATATGTGATATAGGTCAAGGAAAATATAGTAAAAAATACTTTGGAACAGGACAATATGACATCTTTTGTAAGTCCTCCTTAGGTCATAATGTACCCATCATAGAAGGAAAACAACAAAGCTCGGGGCCTAACATAAAGAGCCTTTGGTTAGAAGATGATATCACTGAAAGTTCTATCAGCTTGAAGATGGATCTAAGCAAAGCTTATGAACTAATTCCTGGTAAATCTATCACCCGATATTTTAATTTTGATTACAATAAAAGTGTCCTGACACTCAAAGACGTTTACCTTAATTGTCATAACTATACGGAAAGATTTATCACTCCTTTCCAACCAATACAGAACGAGAAAGTAGTAACCATTCCCACATCCGGGGGTAATTTACTATTAGAAGTATTATCTCCCGAGCTGTCTAACATACAAATTCATGTTCATTCAGAGGAACATGTAAGCCATAATGATTCCAAAGAAATATATTGGGTTATCGATTATGAGAAGAAAACAGCAGAAAAGGAAGATCCCTTTCTCATTCAATTCCATTGGGAGAAATAA
- a CDS encoding RICIN domain-containing protein, which yields MSIVRFYSVILVSFLILACDGNYLFNNEMQVDQSRSETSGSKSRIINGLQWADEEGAPIHAHGGGFIKVDNYYYWFGENRNSDYSFKEVSCYRSTDLMNWEYRGAALNSGGEEELTGTNIERPKVIYNASTDTFVMWMHWENGEHYGEARTAVASASNVEGPYTYHGSFRPYDDTDVMDNGKPGYMSRDCNLFVDDDGTGYFISSSNENMDLHLYKLTDDYLEIDYLVTKLFEGQQREAPVLFKREGTYFLLTSGCTGWSPNRAKYAVSTSLSSGWSSMKNIGDSTTYHSQPTYVIPVAGTEGTEYIYAGDRWAGAWSGPYLTSSYVWLPLEFPTSTTMSLEWCNNLVINTSAGKVEGDYNPLAFTNVNSSKVMEVFNASTSDSGIITQYDNNDLGNQHWELVYDNGGYFYLENVNSRKVMDVPSSSTMEGKGLIQYSSNGGNNQKWQLKDQGDGTYGLINKNSSLYVTVPDYSIENGTQLIQSSFNGSTNQLWTISTY from the coding sequence ATGAGCATTGTACGATTCTATTCTGTCATACTTGTCAGTTTCTTAATATTGGCTTGTGATGGTAATTATCTATTCAATAATGAGATGCAAGTGGACCAGTCCAGATCTGAAACTAGTGGATCAAAATCAAGAATCATTAATGGCCTTCAATGGGCTGATGAAGAAGGAGCCCCTATTCATGCTCACGGAGGTGGATTTATAAAGGTAGATAATTACTATTATTGGTTTGGTGAAAATCGTAATAGTGATTATTCCTTCAAGGAAGTATCCTGTTATCGTTCAACGGATTTGATGAATTGGGAATATAGAGGCGCCGCTCTCAATTCTGGAGGGGAAGAAGAGTTGACAGGAACGAATATTGAGAGACCTAAAGTTATATATAATGCTAGTACAGATACCTTCGTAATGTGGATGCATTGGGAAAATGGAGAACATTATGGAGAAGCGAGGACAGCAGTGGCTAGTGCAAGTAATGTAGAAGGTCCCTATACCTATCATGGAAGCTTTAGACCTTATGATGATACTGATGTGATGGATAATGGAAAACCAGGATACATGTCCAGAGATTGTAATCTTTTTGTAGATGATGATGGTACTGGATATTTTATTTCCTCCTCCAATGAAAACATGGATTTACACTTATATAAACTAACAGATGATTATTTGGAGATAGATTATTTAGTAACTAAGTTATTTGAAGGACAGCAGAGGGAGGCACCTGTACTTTTCAAGCGCGAAGGCACTTACTTTTTGTTAACTTCAGGATGCACAGGATGGTCTCCAAACCGGGCTAAGTACGCGGTATCAACATCCCTGTCATCAGGTTGGTCCTCCATGAAAAATATTGGGGATTCTACGACATACCATTCTCAACCCACCTATGTTATTCCCGTAGCAGGGACTGAGGGAACGGAATATATATATGCAGGTGACCGATGGGCTGGTGCATGGAGTGGTCCCTATTTAACATCTTCTTATGTTTGGTTACCATTAGAATTTCCTACTTCCACCACTATGTCACTTGAATGGTGTAATAATTTGGTTATCAATACCAGTGCAGGAAAGGTTGAAGGAGACTATAATCCCCTAGCCTTTACAAATGTAAATAGTTCAAAGGTAATGGAAGTCTTTAATGCATCAACATCTGATAGTGGAATTATCACTCAATACGATAATAACGACTTAGGAAATCAGCATTGGGAATTGGTCTATGATAATGGTGGTTATTTTTATCTAGAGAATGTTAACAGCCGAAAAGTGATGGATGTTCCATCCTCATCAACGATGGAAGGGAAAGGCTTGATACAATACAGTTCTAATGGTGGTAACAATCAGAAATGGCAATTAAAGGATCAAGGAGATGGGACCTATGGTCTCATAAACAAAAATAGCTCTCTATATGTTACGGTTCCTGATTACTCCATAGAAAATGGAACTCAACTTATTCAAAGTTCTTTTAATGGTTCAACGAATCAGTTGTGGACCATCAGTACCTATTAA
- a CDS encoding alpha-N-arabinofuranosidase: MKNKVIINLDAPGSTISRHIYGHFAEHLGRCIYDGFYVGPDSPIPNKNGIRLDIVEAFKKLGIPNLRWPGGCFADEYHWEDGIGPKETRPEMINTHWGGVVENNHFGTHEFMELCDLLGTEPYITGNVGSGSVREMSQWVEYMTFDGKSPMSELRKKNGREQPWKIKYWGVGNENWGCGGGMKADFYADQARRYSTYCRNYGDNELYKIICGPNSDDYHWMEVMMQKLVACPSGLPEDRFCKGISLHYYTINGDWDNKGHALDSDIGLWKELMLNSWKSNTLLERHKTIMDHYDPHKKIGLIFDEWGIWHKVEKDTNPGFLYQQNTIRDALSASLHFDIFHKHSDRLHMANLAQAVNVLQAPLLTKDDQLVLTPTYHVMEMNKNHMDATNLPIFYDETEHQDSYKDQKYSDFSLSASRKKDQYLVSMTNLNPEKNKDITLDLRGDQVRNISGRILHGEKLNSHNSFESPSVVTPQEFSDYSREGSLLNIKLPARSFITLSINE; the protein is encoded by the coding sequence TTGAAAAACAAGGTAATAATTAATCTAGATGCACCTGGATCAACAATAAGCAGGCACATCTATGGTCATTTTGCTGAACATCTAGGTCGATGTATCTATGATGGTTTCTATGTTGGTCCAGATAGTCCTATTCCCAATAAAAATGGTATTCGTCTTGATATCGTGGAAGCTTTTAAAAAGCTGGGTATCCCTAATCTACGATGGCCCGGTGGATGCTTTGCTGATGAATATCACTGGGAAGATGGGATAGGCCCCAAAGAGACCCGTCCAGAAATGATTAACACCCATTGGGGTGGTGTCGTGGAAAACAACCATTTTGGTACGCATGAGTTTATGGAGCTCTGTGATCTACTAGGTACGGAACCATATATAACAGGCAATGTAGGTTCCGGCAGCGTTAGAGAGATGTCTCAATGGGTTGAATACATGACATTTGATGGTAAAAGTCCCATGTCAGAATTACGAAAGAAAAATGGGCGTGAACAACCATGGAAGATTAAATATTGGGGAGTCGGTAACGAAAACTGGGGATGCGGAGGAGGAATGAAGGCTGACTTCTATGCTGACCAGGCTAGAAGATATTCCACCTATTGTAGAAATTATGGGGATAATGAGTTGTATAAAATCATCTGTGGCCCTAATAGCGATGATTATCATTGGATGGAAGTGATGATGCAAAAGTTAGTTGCTTGTCCTTCTGGATTACCTGAAGACAGATTTTGCAAGGGAATATCATTACATTATTACACTATCAATGGTGATTGGGATAATAAAGGTCATGCCCTAGACTCGGATATCGGCTTATGGAAAGAACTCATGTTAAATAGCTGGAAATCCAATACACTGCTGGAGCGTCATAAAACAATAATGGATCATTACGATCCCCACAAAAAGATAGGTCTAATTTTCGATGAATGGGGTATCTGGCATAAAGTGGAAAAGGACACGAATCCAGGATTTCTTTATCAGCAGAATACAATTCGGGATGCACTAAGCGCTAGTCTTCATTTTGATATATTTCATAAACATAGCGATAGATTACACATGGCTAATTTAGCCCAGGCAGTGAATGTCTTACAGGCTCCTCTATTAACAAAGGATGACCAATTAGTATTAACTCCCACTTATCATGTAATGGAAATGAATAAGAATCACATGGATGCTACCAATTTGCCTATATTCTATGATGAGACGGAACATCAGGATTCTTATAAGGACCAAAAGTACTCAGACTTCTCCCTATCAGCATCCAGGAAGAAGGATCAGTATTTGGTTTCAATGACCAACCTTAATCCAGAAAAGAATAAGGATATAACTCTGGATCTACGGGGGGATCAGGTTAGGAATATATCTGGCAGGATATTGCATGGTGAAAAACTAAATAGTCATAATAGTTTTGAATCCCCATCTGTAGTAACTCCTCAGGAGTTTTCTGATTACAGTAGAGAAGGTTCTCTTCTGAATATAAAACTTCCAGCCCGATCCTTTATTACCTTGAGTATAAACGAATAA